The Dehalococcoidales bacterium genome segment TAAAAAATATTTTCCGGGCGCTTGACAGAGTATATTTTGTTGCTGTATACTTCTGTATTAAGTTAGACAAGACTAACAAATGGAAGCAATGATATAAAATGGAAAACACGAAGAGAAAAACGACTGCCAGTATGGAGGATTACCTCGAAGCTATTGCGATGCTGAAAGAGGAGGGCCGGGATTCTACCGTGACAGCCATCAGCGAAATAATAGGGGTAAAGAAGCCGAGCGTAAACTGGGCACTAAAGAAGCTCTCCGATGCCGGATATGTTATCCATGAGCCTTACGGGGATATCGATTTGACACCCGAAGGCGCCAGAGTTGCCGATGAGATATATCGCCGTCACAAAACGCTAATCAGCTTTCTGGTTGATATCCTTAGGGTTAATCCGGAAACGGCTGCCGAGGATGCCTGCAAGATGGAACATGTAATGAGCCGAGAAACCATCAAACACCTTGAGAAATTCATGGATTTCGTTCTTGCCTGCCATCCGGGTCAATCGGACTGGGGGGATGTTTTTAATCGCTATATTAAACATGGCAAAGATGATCGGCATATCAAAGATAGGTTTGCAGATTACTGCTAGTGTATTTTTTTACGCCTAATTGTTAGCCTAATCTAACAATCTGCCTCAACAGAGATATTTTTGAGGCTTGGAACAATCAAAACACGGATAAATAACATAATTATCAATATTATCGAGGTTCAAACGGAGCCTGCGCAAAATAGAAGGAAAGTTACAGGAGAAAATCGGATGACTGAAAAGAAGTTGGACGAATTAAAGAATGGTGAAAAGGGAAAAATAACCAAAATTACCGGTAACGGCAGCTTTTTTCGAAGGTTATTGGACCTTGGTGTTGTCAAAGGGGCAGAGGTGGAAATGATGGGCGTGGCTCCGCTCGGAGACCCGATTGAAATTAAAATTAAAGGTTACAATCTCAGCTTGCGCAAGTCTGAGGCTAATTGGATTACGGTGGAGGTTCAACAAAATGACGAATAAGGAATTCCCGCTGATTTTTGCGGACGCCGGGAAAAAATTAATGATTACCGGATTTGTCGGCGGTTTCGGTATGACTCAGAGGCTTGCG includes the following:
- a CDS encoding metal-dependent transcriptional regulator, whose amino-acid sequence is MENTKRKTTASMEDYLEAIAMLKEEGRDSTVTAISEIIGVKKPSVNWALKKLSDAGYVIHEPYGDIDLTPEGARVADEIYRRHKTLISFLVDILRVNPETAAEDACKMEHVMSRETIKHLEKFMDFVLACHPGQSDWGDVFNRYIKHGKDDRHIKDRFADYC
- a CDS encoding ferrous iron transport protein A, whose amino-acid sequence is MTEKKLDELKNGEKGKITKITGNGSFFRRLLDLGVVKGAEVEMMGVAPLGDPIEIKIKGYNLSLRKSEANWITVEVQQNDE